CTCCCGGGCGGTCGGTTGGCGGGCGGCGGTCGCGGCGCCGGCAAGCCCGCCGGCCATGAGCGTCATGGCGGTCGAGCGCAGCGGCGAGCGCCAGCCGAGCCTGCCGGCAAGGTCGGCGAGCCAGGTGACCGGCTTTGCGAGCGCCGGCGGCAGGTCGATCGCGCGCGCCGCGGGCAAGCCGAGCCAGGACCGGTGCAAGCCGACGAGGTCGCCGAGCGTCGACCGGTCGGCGGCGGCGAAGGCAATATCCGAGCCGGCCGGGAGCGTTCCGGCGACCGCGTCGGCGACGGCCGATGCCAGGGCGTCGAGATCGGAGGTTGCAACCACCTGGCGCGCATGGACCAGCGGCAGGGCGAAAGGCAGGGCGGCAAGCGCCCGCAGCAGCGCCGAGCCGCCATGGGCATTGCGCCCGAGCACCACGGAGGGGCGGAGAATGACGAAGGGCACGCCGCTTGCGGCGAGGGCATCGTCCGCCGCGCGCTTCGTGGCGAGGAAGGCGACGTCGCGGCCCGGGCCTTGCGTTTCCGCGGAGATCTGGACGATGCGCATTATTCCCTTGGCGCGCGCCGCTTCGTAGAGCGCCAGCATGGCCCGTTCCTGCGTCGCCGCGACGTCGTCGAGAAGGCCGTCCTGCAGGGCGCCGGCCGCATTGACCACGACGTCCTGGCCGTCGAGAAGCCCGCTCCAGTCGGCGGCGGCGGTCAGACCAGCGAGATCGACGGGCTGCCAGGACACGGCCGGCATCTTCCGCGCCATCCGGCCCGGGCGGCGGCCGATGCCGGTCACGCCGTGTCCCGCCGTCAGGAGCTTGGCCGCAATGGCCGAACCAATGAAGCCGGTCGCTCCAAGAACCAGTATCTTCATGCGGTGTCCCGGCGCATCAAAAGGCCCACATCCGGCGCCGCCCTGCGGCAAGGCCCGTCAGCAATAGCCGAGCCAATGCCGCCGCGCCAAGGGATGCGGATCGCAGGTAATAGAGGTCGCTGGAAACGGTCGGCTATGGCAGTTTCCGATCAATCGTTCTCCTGATAGTGTTTAATCCTACCGAGTAGGCGAATGAGCGGAGTTCGCGATGAGGAGCACGCAGCAGTTCAGTGTCACCTTGCCGAACGATATGGCGCAAATGGTCAAGGCCAAGGTTTCGTCGGGGGAATATGCCAGCGAGAGCGAGGTGATCCGCGACGGCTTGCGCGCCCTGCAGGCGCGCGACAAGGCCATCGATGCGTGGCTGCGCACGGAAGTCGCGGCCGCTTCCGATGCGCTGAAAGCAGATCCTCGCCGAGCGCTCGGCATCGAGCAGGTACGCGAGCAGCTCGCGAACAGACGGAAGCGGTCGGCTTCGACGTGATCTATATTGTTCGTTTCGCTCCGGAAGCCCTGAACCAACTCAACGAGCTGGAACGTTACATTGCCGCGGACGGAGCGCCGGTCGTGGCGGCTCGATATGTCGATGCGATTGTCGATTATTGCGCGAGCCTGGAGACCAATCCTCATCGCGGCACGCGGCGCGACGATATTAGGACGGGGCTGCGGACGATCGGATATCGGCGGCGCGTTACGATCGCTTTCGAAATTGTCGACGACACCGTGGCTGTGAACATTCTCGGTATCTATTATGGCGGGCAGGACTACGAAGCGTCATTGCGCGACGGGGACCAGGAGCCCCCGTCGCTTGATTGAGCCTGCGCCGACGCCGCGTCAGCGCCGCAGCAGCGCGCATTCGCTTTCCTGCGGCGGAATGAAGGCCTGCTCGCCAGGAACACGCGAGACGATCCGCAGCAGGTCGTCGGCATTGCGCATCTCGCCGGCGGGTTTCGCTTCGGCATAGATCAGTTCGCGCATCAGGCGGCCGTCGGCACGGATGCGCGCGCCGCGGGTGAAGACGTCCTCGACCGGCGTTGCCCGCATGCGCTGCAGCACGGCGGTCGTGTCGCGGGTGCCGGCGGCCTGCACCGATTTCAGGTAGTGCAGCACGGCGCTGTAGACATTGGCCTGCGGATCGGTCGGCAGCTTGCCGGTCGCCTGGCGGAACCGTTCGGCCCAGCGCTGGGTCGCTTCGTTCTCGCCCCAGTAGTAGGACAGGACCACCGGCATGCCGGCGGCGACCTGGTTGCCGACGGCGGAGATGTCGACCGTCGTCATCGAGAACGGCACGTAGCGCTGGCCGGCGGCGCGGATGCCGAATTCGTCGGCCTGTTTCACCGAGTTGATGAGGTCGGTGCCGCCGCCGATGAAGCCGATATTCTTGGCGCCGGAAGCCTGCGCGCGCAGCAGGAACGAGGAGAAGTCGGGCGTGCCGATCGGAAAACGCACGGCGCCGGCGACCGTGCCGCCGGCGGCGCGGATCATCCGGCTGGCATCGGCCTCGATGGAATGGCCGGCCGTATAGTCGACGGTGATGAAGAACCAGGAATTGGGCGTCGCGCCGGAGGATCCGCGCACCGTCAGGTTGGATACGGCATAGCCGTCATTGGCCCATTGCATGCCGTTCGGCGAGCATTGCTTGCCGCCGATCAGGCCGCTGCTCGCCATCGAGACGACGACGATCTTGTTCTTGTCCTCGGCGATGCGCTGGACCGCCAGCGACACGCCCGAGGAATAGATGTCGAAGATCGCGTCGACGCCCTGCACGTCGTACCATTCGCGGGCGATCGTCGCGCCAAGGTCGGGCTTGTGCTGGTGATCGGCGAAGACCAGCTCGACCGGGCGGCCGAGAATGGTACCGCCGGCATCCTCGATGGCGAGCCGCGCGGCGGCGACCGAACCCTGGCCGGTAATGCTCGAATAGACGCCGCCCTGGTCGTTGAGAATGCCGATCTTGATCGGTGCAGCGCTTTGCGCGTGGCTGGCCGCAGGCGCCGCGACGAGGGCGGCGGCAGCGATCCATCGGGCGAGCCGCAGCAGCGGGCGAGGGGTGCCGGGGCGCGGCAGGGTGGTGGCTTTGGGCATGTCGGTTTCCTCCGCAGCTTTTGCGCTGTCGTTCATGTCGTTTCGGGGGATGGGGTGGAGATGCGGACCTGTGAAGAACTCAGAGGAGCTCTCTGAGCGGCTCCTTCTTGACCTTGCCTGTCTCGGTCATCGGCAGGGCCTCGACGAAGCGAAGCTCCGGCTGCTTGTAGGAGGCGAGGTTCCTGCCGCACCAGGCGCGGAAATCGGCCTCGCCCTGGGCATTGCGCAAGGGCTCGGCGAGCCAGACGAAGGCGACCGGCACCTCGCCCTTGGCTGCATCGGGCCGCCCGATGACGCCGCTGCCGAGCAGGCCCGGATATTGGCCGAGGATCGCTTCGATCTCGCCGGGAAACACGCTCATGCCGTTGACCTTCAGCATTTCCTTGCGCCGCCCGAGGAAGTGCAGGATGCCGTCGGGGTCGTAGACGCCGATGTCGCCGGTGTGGAACCAGCCGTTGCGGAAACAGCGCGCGCTTTCTTCAGGCTTGTTCCAGTAGCCCTTGAGGATCGACGGCGTGCGGATGCAGATCTCGCCTTCCTCGCCGAGCGGCTTCAGCGCGCCGGTCTCGAAATCGCAGATCTTGAAATCCGTGCCGGGCACGGGAAAGCCGACGAAGACCGGCTGCGACTTCAGGTCGAAATCGTCCTCGTCCAAGCCATAGTTCATGGTGTCGCAGGTATGGGTTTCGGTCATGCCCCAGGCGACTTCGCGGATCGTCGTGCCGGTCAGCGCGCGCCAGCGCCGGCGCAGGTCCGGATTGAGCTTCTTGACGAAGGAGATGCCGCCGGTGCGCTGGAGGCTCTTCAGGTCGAAGGCGTCGCGCTCGGGATGGTCGAGGATCTCGACCGCGCCATCGACCAGGAAGCTCGCATGGGTCACCTTGTAGCGGTCGATCGCCGCCATGGTGGCGGACGGGTCCCAGCGGGTCATCAGCACCAGGGTCGCGCCGGCGAAGACGGGAAAGATCAGTCCGAAGACCTCGCCGGCCACCCAGAACACCGGCAGCATGCACAGATAGGTGCTGTCCTTGTCGATGCCGAGCGAGAACGGCACGGTGGTTGCGGCCGTATAGACCATGTCGCCCTGGGTGTGGATGCAGCCCTTGGGCATGCCGGTCGTGCCGCCGGTATAGTTGAGCGCGGCGACGTCATCGAGGCCGACATCGTCGCGCCGGGGCAGGGGGGCGACGTCTTTCAAGGCGGGCAGGAGATCGATCGTGCCCGGGATCATCTGCTTCGGCGCGAGCAGGGCCGGCGGCGCCGGTATTTCCGGGCTTGCCGGCGCCATCTCGCCGAGCGAGGTGACCACGACCTGTTCGAGGCTCGTCTCGGCGCGCACCTCCTCGACGGTCGGATGCAGCTGGTCGAGCGTCACGATCAGCCGCGCGCCGGTATCGTTCAGCTCGTAGCGCAGCTCCGGCGCCTTGAACATCGGATTGACAGGCACGTGGATCGCGCCGAGCTTCAGGATGCCGTAGAAGGCGATGACGAATTGCGGGCAATTGGGCATGTAGACCGCGACCCGGTCGCCCTTGCCGATGCCCTTGCCCTCCAGGAAAGCGGCGAAACGGTCGCTCAGGGCGTCGAGCTCGCCATAGCTCAGCCGCGCGCCGTAGAAGACGATGGCGGTCTTGTCCGGCTGCACGGCGGCCCAGCGTCTGAGATAGTCGGTCAGCAGCACCTTGCCGAACGGATATTGCGGCTCGACCGGCCAGCCCTTCGGCCAGCGTCTGGCGCGCAGCGCCGCGAGCGCGGCAAGGTATTCGGTTTCCTCCAACGGATCCCCCTCGGCATCTTGTCGTTGCCAGGAGGCTGACGGCTGCGCCGGAGAAAATCAATAGCCTAATTAATTGTTCTTCGTGCCGCGCCGCGCGGCGGTCTTTCCGACTGCCGCGGGCCGCGCCAGGAGCCCGTCGAACAGGATCCTGACGACGCTGTCGCTGAACGAGGTGATCCGCTCCGGATCGGTCATGTCGATGGCATAGAGCTCGTCGATCAGGCCGCCGAGGCTGAGCGTCAGCGACGCCGCCGAGGTGATCGCATTGGTCACGTCGTGGACGGGCATGTCGGGGATGGCGCCGGCGGCGATCGCCTCGCGCACGGCCTGGTCGAACACCTCGAAACCCGGCGCGATATAGGTTCGCGCCAGCCATTTGAGCCGGGGGCTACGCACCATGCCTTCGTGAATGGCGATGCGGACATAGTCCGGATTGGACGCATTGGCCTCGATCAGCCTGCGGATCAGCAGCTTGAGCTTGTCGACCGGATCGAGGCCGGCGAGATCGCGGGCGGTGTTGCGGAACATCT
This portion of the bacterium YEK0313 genome encodes:
- a CDS encoding Plasmid stabilization system protein — its product is MIYIVRFAPEALNQLNELERYIAADGAPVVAARYVDAIVDYCASLETNPHRGTRRDDIRTGLRTIGYRRRVTIAFEIVDDTVAVNILGIYYGGQDYEASLRDGDQEPPSLD
- the acrR gene encoding HTH-type transcriptional regulator AcrR, translating into MPAKRQPGRPRRSADASAETTRDRLMDAAIDLFARYGYDPVTTGAVAKAAGLTQPMVHYHFGSKSNLWKAAVDRMMRRRGQMFRNTARDLAGLDPVDKLKLLIRRLIEANASNPDYVRIAIHEGMVRSPRLKWLARTYIAPGFEVFDQAVREAIAAGAIPDMPVHDVTNAITSAASLTLSLGGLIDELYAIDMTDPERITSFSDSVVRILFDGLLARPAAVGKTAARRGTKNN
- the fadD_3 gene encoding Long-chain-fatty-acid--CoA ligase, whose protein sequence is MEETEYLAALAALRARRWPKGWPVEPQYPFGKVLLTDYLRRWAAVQPDKTAIVFYGARLSYGELDALSDRFAAFLEGKGIGKGDRVAVYMPNCPQFVIAFYGILKLGAIHVPVNPMFKAPELRYELNDTGARLIVTLDQLHPTVEEVRAETSLEQVVVTSLGEMAPASPEIPAPPALLAPKQMIPGTIDLLPALKDVAPLPRRDDVGLDDVAALNYTGGTTGMPKGCIHTQGDMVYTAATTVPFSLGIDKDSTYLCMLPVFWVAGEVFGLIFPVFAGATLVLMTRWDPSATMAAIDRYKVTHASFLVDGAVEILDHPERDAFDLKSLQRTGGISFVKKLNPDLRRRWRALTGTTIREVAWGMTETHTCDTMNYGLDEDDFDLKSQPVFVGFPVPGTDFKICDFETGALKPLGEEGEICIRTPSILKGYWNKPEESARCFRNGWFHTGDIGVYDPDGILHFLGRRKEMLKVNGMSVFPGEIEAILGQYPGLLGSGVIGRPDAAKGEVPVAFVWLAEPLRNAQGEADFRAWCGRNLASYKQPELRFVEALPMTETGKVKKEPLRELL